Genomic DNA from Chitinophaga lutea:
CTGCACGGGCCGCTCAACGGCAGCCTTTTCAAATATATTTACCCCAGCGGCCAGTGCCAGGAAAGCCAGCGTGACCAGGGGCATGTACAACTGGGCATCGGTGAATTTGCCGGAGCGGCGCAGATCGCTTATACGCAGGGAGTGGATCTTTTTTCCATCGCCGGCAACCGCCTGGCTTTGGGATATGAATACACCGCCGGTTTCCTGATGGGCCGTACACCCCACTGTTACGGCACGCTGTCGGAAAGGGTGAAAGAACTGCGCGATAATTTCGAGGCGGTATACCGCCATTATGCCGCGCACGGCATGGTATTGCCCTACACGAAACAGGCGGCGGATTCGGTGCGGCCGAAAGCTTCCCGCAGTGTGCTCACGGCCGTGCGCGCGCCCCAGGGAAAAGTTACGCCGCAATCGCCGCCCACAGCTTCCACCATCGGTTATATCGCCGGTGCCACCGATGCGCCGGCCATACCTGCCGGGGCATTGACGGTGCAGCCGGGCGAAAATATCCAGCAGGCGCTGGATGGCGCCAATGGCCGTTGGGTGGTGCTGAAGAAAGGCCTTCACATCCTGCCTGCTACGCTTAAGATCCCAAGCAATATTACGCTGGCCGGTGAAGGCGTGGGCACGGTATTGTTTCTCGACACGGCGTCCGGCATGCGTGAAGCGATGCTCAATGCAACGCCCGACCTGCATGATGTAACGATCCGCGACCTGGTGATCGAAGTGGCGCAAAGCGCCGTTCCCGGCCGGGATCCAAATGGTAACCGTTCCCACAGCCGGAAAGCCGGCAACAGGGCCGGCATCGTTTTCCGTACCGAAAAAGAAGGCGGAATGAAGAACCTGCAATTCAACCGGGTGACCATCCGCAACGGCACCTTCAATGGCCTGCTTATCAGCGGCGCTACGGGCATCGTTATCAACCGCTGCGACTTTAACGAGAACGGCAGCTATATCGTGCCCGGCCCGAAATTGCAGCACAATGTGCGGCTCACCCATTGCAGCGATATCCGGATGGACGATAGCCGCATGGCCGGTTCGCCTCACGGCAGCGGCATTGCGCTGGATGCCTGTACGGACGTGGCGGTGAGCAAATGCGAAATCACCCGCAACGCCTATTATGGTGTGCAGGTGAATGCCTGCCAAAAGGTAAGCGTGACCGGCTGCCTCATCGAAGGCAACGACCGCAGCGGGGTGATGCTGGAGTTTTTACACAGCGGTTCTGAAAGCGTGACGGTTAAAAATAATCTCATTCACTACAACGGTGGATTTGGTGTGGAAGCCTACGCCGCCAAACAACTGACGGTTGGCGGCAACACTTATGCCGGTAACGGCAAAACCGCAGCGCAGGAGAAACTGAGCAGCGATAAGTATGTGGTGATGGAATAATGTGTCGCCCGGCCGGGTTACCTGCACCAGCCGGACATTTTTTTATTCTGTATTTTTAATCCATGCAGGCAAACCTCGAAAAAGAAAATGCCGCCCTCGAAGCGGTGAAACTCGTCCGGCAGGATATGACCGTGGGACTGGGTACCGGTTCCACCGCCGAATATGCGATTCATGCAATCGGCCGCATGGTACGGGAAGGACTGCGCATCAAAGCGGTGGCCACCTCGGCCCGGACCGCCGCACTGGCGGCACAATACGCCATCCCGCTCATGGCCATCAACGAGGTGGAGATGATCGACCTCACCATCGACGGGGCCGATGAATTCACCGCCAACCTGACTTTGCTCAAAGGTGGCGGCGGCGCATTGCTGAAAGAAAAGATCGTGGCCGTGAAGTCCCGGCAGGTGGTAATTATAGCGGATGCTTCCAAATATGTGGAACGCCTGGGGAAATTCAGGCTGCCGGTGGAAGTGATCCCCGACGCGGCGAATTATGTGCTGAGAGAACTGACGGGCAAAGGCGCCGTGCGGATGCAGGAAGGCAAACCCTTCGTGACCGATGAAGGCCATCATATCATCGACGTGGATTTCGGGCTGATCGCCGATCCCCATCGCATCGACACGCAGCTCAATAACATCGTGGGCGTGGTGGAGCACGGCCTGTTCATCGGCATCGCTTCCCGCGTGATTATGGGGGTAGGAGAGGAAGTGAAGATTTTTAACGGCTGAATAGTACATTTACAATCATGAAACCAGATATCACCATCTCATATTGCCCGAAATGCGGATGGCTGCTGCGCGCGGCCTACATGGCGCAGGAACTGCTCACCACATTTGAAGAAGACCTCGGCGGCATAACCCTCCGCCCCGCGGCCATCAACGGCAGCTACCAGATCCTGCTCGATGGGGAAGTGATCTTCGACCGCAAAAGGGAAGGACGTTTCCCTGAAATCAAGGAACTGAAACAGATCGTGCGCGACCGCGTCAACCCCGGTAAAAGCCTGGGCCATGCAGACCGGAAGCCCGATGATTCAGCGCCCGCCCAACCATAACAGCGCATCGGCAATCAGCTTTGATTGTATGGCATTCCCAAAGGTATAAGAAAGCGTCGCTTTCGTTTGATGTTCGTAATCGATATCGTTGTGCCCCATATTCATGTACAGCATGCGGTACTTCGTGTTCGTCCAGGCCACGGGGTAATCGCCGCTGCGCCATATTTCGTGCGGTTTGGGGCCGGTGCCTAAAGGAAAGCTCGCCGGGTGAACGGAGAGCAGTATGTTGATATCGGGGTTTCTGCGCAGGTTGTTGCTCCAGCGGTACCATTCATTGGGTGCGGAACGGAAAGTGTCGGGCAGGTGCCGCGTGGCGGGATGGGTGTTGTTTTCCACCTGCAGCACGGCGGCGGTAGGCCGCCAGGTATTGCTGGCGTAGGAGCCGGATCCGAGGAATGTTTCGTGGTACCAGTCCCAGTTCTGTGGGTATTGCGAAGGCGTAAGCGCAAACGCGGCAAAATGAAACCCGAGCCAGCCGCCGCCATTCCGCATATATTTCTCAAATGCCGCCCGCTGCGCCGCGCCGTCCGGCCGCGAATCGAGGAATATCACCACCTGGTACCTCAACAGGAACGTATCGTTCATATTATCCCAGTTGCTGGTCGTATCATACACAAACCCCTCCCGGGCCGCCAGCGCGGAAAACCAGGGATGCGCCTCGCGGATGAAACTGATGTGCGCCTGGTCGTGTTTGCCGGTGAAAAACGCCACTGCCCTGAATCTGGGCTGGGCATAGGAGGCCATTGTGCAGAGCAGGAGAAGAATGAACGTGGAAACCGGCTTTTTCATACCTGTAATTTACAAAGCGGGCGCGAGAAATGCCAGTAGTAAGAATGTGCCGCACCCGGTTGGCATGGAGAATCAATTGATGCACGTGACGGTTTCCCGGGCAGTTACTGAATCCCGGTAATTTTTGACCACACCATGTTTGGTGGCTCAGGCATGCCTGTGCCCTGGTGAAACGCCAGCTTTTGTGAAATCCTTTCCTTTTTAGCAATTGGTTGCAGTGTACTATACATGGCTGTTCTCCAGCCAGCTCTTGAAGTCCGTCACTTGGTTGCAGTATACTATACATGGCTGTTCTCCAGCCAGCTCTTGAAGTCCGTCACCCTTTCCCGTGAAATAATTACATCCT
This window encodes:
- a CDS encoding right-handed parallel beta-helix repeat-containing protein, producing the protein MRKLLIILLSCISVAVSAQPFQHPGINQSAADLAHMKKLVLSGEEPYAGAYQRLKQSIDLQAPARPVTYVLRGPSGRPNIGAGELMGGAATAYNCALVWYISGDRAYAGKAIETLNAWSATLWDFDYNDAKLFAGLSGHVFCNAAEIMRHSNAGWKQADMDRFAGMLMNVYYPIIRYYYPSANGNWDGAIIHTIIAMGIYLDNREMFNNAIGHYLHGPLNGSLFKYIYPSGQCQESQRDQGHVQLGIGEFAGAAQIAYTQGVDLFSIAGNRLALGYEYTAGFLMGRTPHCYGTLSERVKELRDNFEAVYRHYAAHGMVLPYTKQAADSVRPKASRSVLTAVRAPQGKVTPQSPPTASTIGYIAGATDAPAIPAGALTVQPGENIQQALDGANGRWVVLKKGLHILPATLKIPSNITLAGEGVGTVLFLDTASGMREAMLNATPDLHDVTIRDLVIEVAQSAVPGRDPNGNRSHSRKAGNRAGIVFRTEKEGGMKNLQFNRVTIRNGTFNGLLISGATGIVINRCDFNENGSYIVPGPKLQHNVRLTHCSDIRMDDSRMAGSPHGSGIALDACTDVAVSKCEITRNAYYGVQVNACQKVSVTGCLIEGNDRSGVMLEFLHSGSESVTVKNNLIHYNGGFGVEAYAAKQLTVGGNTYAGNGKTAAQEKLSSDKYVVME
- the rpiA gene encoding ribose-5-phosphate isomerase RpiA, which translates into the protein MQANLEKENAALEAVKLVRQDMTVGLGTGSTAEYAIHAIGRMVREGLRIKAVATSARTAALAAQYAIPLMAINEVEMIDLTIDGADEFTANLTLLKGGGGALLKEKIVAVKSRQVVIIADASKYVERLGKFRLPVEVIPDAANYVLRELTGKGAVRMQEGKPFVTDEGHHIIDVDFGLIADPHRIDTQLNNIVGVVEHGLFIGIASRVIMGVGEEVKIFNG
- a CDS encoding SelT/SelW/SelH family protein codes for the protein MKPDITISYCPKCGWLLRAAYMAQELLTTFEEDLGGITLRPAAINGSYQILLDGEVIFDRKREGRFPEIKELKQIVRDRVNPGKSLGHADRKPDDSAPAQP
- a CDS encoding ThuA domain-containing protein, with amino-acid sequence MKKPVSTFILLLLCTMASYAQPRFRAVAFFTGKHDQAHISFIREAHPWFSALAAREGFVYDTTSNWDNMNDTFLLRYQVVIFLDSRPDGAAQRAAFEKYMRNGGGWLGFHFAAFALTPSQYPQNWDWYHETFLGSGSYASNTWRPTAAVLQVENNTHPATRHLPDTFRSAPNEWYRWSNNLRRNPDINILLSVHPASFPLGTGPKPHEIWRSGDYPVAWTNTKYRMLYMNMGHNDIDYEHQTKATLSYTFGNAIQSKLIADALLWLGGR